The Strongyloides ratti genome assembly S_ratti_ED321, scaffold srae_scaffold0000007 genome contains a region encoding:
- a CDS encoding DNA helicase family and P-loop containing nucleoside triphosphate hydrolase domain-containing protein, whose protein sequence is MKNRKKHYIYNCDSYFILQKVPEYFQSSDLKISILFTRHQYPLKLGFCITINKSQGQTLDKIGLYLDESGLFSHSQLYVALSRVRALSGVVVKWSYQQFPNKKEKIKNVIIKKIIELATKMIPQKPLTQDFPDTSVA, encoded by the exons atgaaaaatagaaagaaacattacatttataactgtgatagttattttatattacaaaaagtACCTGAATACTTTCAG TCTTCag atttaaaaatatctatacTTTTTACAAGGCATCAATATCCACTAAAACTTGGATTTTGTATTACTATCAATAAATCACAAGGTCAGACTCTAGATAAAATTGGTTTATACCTTGATGAGAGTGGTCTTTTTTCACATAGCCAATTATATGTGGCACTTAGCCGTGTTAGAGCATTATCTGGAGTTGTGGTTAAATGGTCATACCAACAATTTcctaataaaaaagaaaagataaaaaatgttattataaaaaaaattatagaacTTGCTACAAAAATGATTCCTCAAAAACCACTTACGCAAGATTTTCCAGATACATCTGTTGCATGA